One region of Ahniella affigens genomic DNA includes:
- the rpsA gene encoding 30S ribosomal protein S1, whose translation MTESFAELFERSQQPLTKLKPGSIVTGVVVAVRDDVVVINAGLKSEGIVPIEQFKNERGEIEVEVGQEIKVALDSLENGFGETVLSREKAKRSMVWDELEEALNSNATITGRISGKVKGGFTVDIRDVRAFLPGSLVDVRPVRDTSYLEGKELEFKLIKLDRKRNNVVVSRRAVVESENSVEREQLAERLIEGAVVKGVVKNLTDYGAFVDLGGIDGLLHITDMAWKRVRHPSEVVEVGQEMDVRVLKYDRERNRVSLGLKQMGEDPWVNIARRYQVGGRFFGKVSNVTDYGCFVELEPGVEGLVHVSEMDWTNKNVNPGKLVQVGDESEVMVLDVDEERRRISLGMKQCQANPWEAFAANFKKGDRVSGTIKSITDFGVFIGLDGGIDGLVHLSDISWQASGEDLVRNFKKGELLEAVVLAVDPERERISLGIKQLEQDPFATYMANNPRGSIVRGTVREVDSRGATIYLGDGIEGYLRANDIAKERVDDATTRLKVGDAVEAKFIGMDRKGRTLQLSIRAKDEQELADTLAEYQSASGGTTKLGALLKEQMGK comes from the coding sequence ATGACTGAGAGTTTTGCCGAGCTGTTCGAGCGTAGCCAACAACCGCTGACCAAATTGAAGCCAGGTAGCATCGTGACTGGTGTGGTCGTGGCCGTGCGTGACGACGTGGTCGTCATCAATGCGGGTCTGAAGTCCGAAGGCATTGTGCCGATCGAGCAGTTCAAAAATGAACGCGGCGAAATCGAAGTGGAAGTCGGCCAGGAAATCAAGGTCGCCCTCGACTCGCTCGAGAACGGTTTCGGCGAAACCGTGCTGTCGCGCGAAAAGGCCAAGCGTTCCATGGTGTGGGACGAGTTGGAAGAAGCGCTGAACAGCAACGCCACCATCACCGGCCGCATCAGTGGCAAGGTCAAGGGTGGTTTCACCGTCGATATCCGCGATGTCCGTGCATTCCTGCCGGGTTCGCTGGTCGACGTGCGTCCGGTGCGCGATACGTCGTACCTGGAAGGCAAAGAATTGGAATTCAAGCTCATCAAACTGGATCGCAAGCGCAACAACGTGGTCGTCTCCCGCCGTGCGGTGGTCGAGTCCGAGAACAGCGTTGAGCGCGAGCAGCTGGCGGAGCGCCTGATCGAAGGCGCGGTCGTGAAGGGTGTGGTCAAGAACCTCACCGATTACGGCGCGTTCGTCGACCTCGGCGGCATCGATGGTCTGCTGCACATCACCGACATGGCATGGAAGCGCGTCCGTCATCCGTCCGAAGTGGTTGAAGTCGGCCAGGAAATGGACGTCCGCGTGCTCAAGTACGACCGCGAGCGCAACCGCGTCAGCCTCGGCCTGAAGCAGATGGGCGAAGATCCGTGGGTGAACATCGCCCGCCGTTACCAGGTTGGCGGTCGCTTCTTCGGCAAGGTTTCGAACGTGACCGACTACGGTTGCTTCGTCGAACTGGAGCCGGGCGTCGAAGGTCTGGTGCACGTGTCGGAAATGGATTGGACGAACAAGAACGTCAACCCAGGCAAGCTGGTGCAGGTCGGTGACGAGTCCGAAGTGATGGTGCTCGACGTCGATGAAGAGCGTCGCCGTATCTCGCTCGGCATGAAGCAATGCCAGGCGAATCCGTGGGAAGCCTTCGCGGCCAACTTCAAGAAGGGCGACCGCGTGTCGGGCACGATCAAGTCGATTACCGACTTCGGCGTGTTCATCGGCTTGGATGGCGGTATCGATGGCCTCGTCCATCTGTCCGACATCTCGTGGCAGGCTTCGGGTGAAGACCTGGTTCGCAACTTCAAGAAGGGCGAACTGCTGGAAGCCGTGGTCCTCGCAGTTGATCCGGAGCGTGAGCGCATCTCGCTCGGCATCAAGCAGCTGGAGCAGGATCCGTTTGCTACGTACATGGCCAACAATCCGCGCGGCAGCATCGTCCGCGGTACGGTCCGTGAAGTCGACTCGCGCGGCGCCACGATCTACCTCGGTGACGGCATTGAGGGTTACTTGCGTGCCAACGACATTGCCAAGGAACGCGTTGACGACGCCACCACCCGTCTGAAAGTGGGTGATGCCGTGGAAGCCAAGTTCATTGGTATGGATCGTAAGGGCCGCACGCTGCAGCTCTCGATTCGCGCCAAGGACGAGCAAGAACTGGCCGACACCCTGGCCGAGTACCAGAGCGCCAGCGGCGGCACGACCAAGCTCGGCGCCCTGCTGAAGGAACAAATGGGCAAGTAA
- a CDS encoding integration host factor subunit beta produces the protein MTKSELIEALSRRQTHLAFHDVEFAVKEILEQIANALAAGDRVEIRGFGSFSLHFRPPRMGRNPKTGDSVSLPGKYVPYFKPGKELRDRVNESAAPITAESSVDDGDDGDDGDDDSIS, from the coding sequence ATGACCAAATCGGAATTGATCGAAGCCCTGTCCCGGCGCCAGACCCACCTTGCCTTTCACGACGTAGAGTTTGCCGTCAAGGAAATCCTTGAGCAGATTGCCAATGCGTTGGCCGCTGGCGATCGCGTTGAGATCCGCGGTTTTGGCAGTTTCTCGCTGCACTTCCGTCCGCCGCGCATGGGGCGCAACCCCAAGACCGGTGACTCGGTGTCGCTGCCGGGCAAATACGTGCCTTACTTCAAGCCCGGCAAAGAACTGCGCGACCGCGTGAACGAGAGCGCCGCGCCCATTACTGCTGAGTCCTCAGTAGATGATGGCGACGACGGCGATGACGGCGACGACGACTCGATCAGCTGA
- a CDS encoding LapA family protein encodes MKRWLLLILMILVSVLAAAFSLVNRDSVSLDLLAARTELPLGVLVLGAVLAGAAIAGAVLFATVILSQNLKLRSLRRELDKLKSAQAKAPPAEPPAPTAPIV; translated from the coding sequence ATGAAGCGCTGGCTGCTCCTCATTCTGATGATTCTGGTTTCGGTGTTGGCGGCCGCGTTTTCGCTGGTCAACCGAGATTCGGTCAGCCTTGATCTGCTTGCCGCCCGAACCGAGTTGCCGCTCGGCGTGCTCGTCTTGGGAGCGGTGCTCGCGGGCGCGGCCATTGCGGGTGCAGTGTTGTTCGCCACGGTGATCTTGTCCCAGAACCTAAAGCTCAGATCCCTGCGCCGCGAACTCGACAAGTTGAAGAGTGCGCAAGCGAAGGCGCCGCCCGCCGAGCCACCGGCACCGACTGCGCCGATCGTGTGA